One region of Mangifera indica cultivar Alphonso chromosome 3, CATAS_Mindica_2.1, whole genome shotgun sequence genomic DNA includes:
- the LOC123210681 gene encoding transcription factor MYB1-like, with translation MGRAPCCSKVGLRTGPWNAKEDTLLINYIRAHGEGHWRDLPKRAGLLRCGKSCRLRWMNYLRPEIKRGNISSDEEDLIIRLHSLIGNRWSLIAKRLPGRTDNEIKNYWNSHLSKRVETSKVTQTKAARAVKKKHQPTNGKKHKRNYKDNKDNTTSNEEITTTKIYLPKAVRVSPYSLGFHHTNPYAWWPDLLKEEADNNSEVGGTCSNGDQLEHSLDNSGSDFSFLDFEPIEGNMLDEIIGEYQQLLNFDENVQLESSEDSLSV, from the exons ATGGGAAGAGCCCCGTGTTGCTCAAAGGTGGGTTTGCGTACAGGTCCATGGAATGCAAAAGAAGATACTttgctaattaattatattcGGGCACATGGTGAAGGCCACTGGAGAGATTTGCCTAAAAGAGCTG GATTGCTTAGATGTGGGAAAAGTTGCAGGTTAAGATGGATGAATTATCTGCGACCAGAAATTAAGAGAGGAAACATTTCTTCTGATGAAGAAGACCTAATTATCAGGCTTCATTCTCTCATTGGTAATCGTTGGTCTCTCATTGCAAAAAGACTTCCAGGCCGAACTGACAATGAGATTAAAAACTATTGGAATTCCCATCTTAGTAAGAGAGTGGAAACTAGTAAAGTAACTCAAACAAAAGCAGCAAGAGCGGTTAAGAAAAAGCATCAGCCCACCAATGGAAAGAAACATAAGAGGAATTACAAGGACAACAAGGACAATACTACTTCAAACGAAGAAATTACAACGACCAAAATTTATCTCCCCAAGGCAGTTAGGGTTTCCCCATATTCTTTAGGGTTTCACCATACAAACCCatatgcatggtggcctgatctTTTGAAGGAAGAAGCCGATAATAATTCTGAGGTGGGCGGTACTTGTAGCAATGGAGATCAGCTAGAACATAGTCTTGATAATAGTGGAAGTGATTTTTCATTCTTGGATTTTGAACCTATTGAAGGTAACATGCTAGATGAAATAATTGGGGAATATCAGCAGCTTCTCAATTTTGATGAAAACGTCCAACTAGAATCCTCAGAGGATTCCCTTTCTGTTTAG